In one window of Rhizobium oryzihabitans DNA:
- a CDS encoding mandelate racemase/muconate lactonizing enzyme family protein, protein MKITKLETVRVAERANLLWVLVHTDEGITGLGETFYGAETVETYVHEYIAPRVIGRDPLQIDLLAQDLVGYLGFRSSGAEVRGNSAFDIALWDIFGKATNQPIAQLLGGFSRKEIRTYNTCAGTEYIKKATGQQTANYGLSGGKDYDDLNGFLHRADELAHSLLEDGITAMKIWPFDAAAEKTRGQYISMPDLKSALEPFEKIRKAVGDKMDIMVEFHSMWQLLPAMQIAKALTPYQTFWHEDPIKMDSLSSLTRYAAVSPAPISASETLGSRWAFRDLLETGAAGVVMLDISWCGGLSEARKIASMAEAWHLPVAPHDCTGPVVLCASTHLSLNAPNALVQESVRAFYKTWYRDLVTALPEVKNGMITVPPGAGLGMELHPDIEKSFTVSRRFSDAASI, encoded by the coding sequence ATGAAAATTACGAAACTCGAGACCGTCCGCGTGGCGGAACGGGCAAACCTGCTCTGGGTTCTGGTTCACACCGATGAGGGCATTACCGGGCTTGGCGAAACCTTCTACGGCGCCGAGACGGTGGAAACCTATGTGCATGAATATATCGCACCCCGCGTTATCGGCCGCGATCCGCTGCAGATCGACCTTCTGGCGCAGGACCTCGTCGGCTATCTCGGCTTCCGCTCATCGGGCGCGGAAGTGCGCGGCAATTCGGCCTTCGATATCGCGCTGTGGGATATTTTCGGCAAGGCAACCAACCAGCCTATCGCCCAATTGCTCGGCGGTTTCAGCCGTAAGGAAATCCGTACCTACAATACCTGCGCGGGCACGGAATATATCAAGAAGGCGACCGGCCAGCAGACGGCCAATTATGGCCTCTCCGGCGGCAAGGACTACGACGACCTGAACGGCTTCCTGCACCGGGCCGACGAGCTTGCCCATTCGCTGCTGGAAGACGGCATCACGGCCATGAAGATCTGGCCTTTCGATGCGGCGGCGGAAAAGACGCGCGGGCAATATATCTCGATGCCGGACCTGAAAAGCGCGCTCGAGCCATTTGAGAAAATCCGCAAGGCCGTGGGTGACAAGATGGATATCATGGTGGAGTTTCACTCCATGTGGCAGCTTCTGCCCGCCATGCAGATCGCCAAGGCCCTCACCCCCTACCAGACCTTCTGGCATGAAGACCCGATCAAGATGGACAGCCTTTCCAGCCTGACGCGGTATGCCGCCGTTTCGCCGGCACCCATCTCCGCATCGGAAACGCTGGGTTCCCGCTGGGCTTTCCGCGATCTGCTGGAAACGGGTGCCGCCGGCGTGGTGATGCTTGACATCAGCTGGTGCGGCGGGCTCTCCGAGGCGCGCAAGATCGCCTCGATGGCGGAAGCCTGGCATCTGCCCGTCGCGCCGCATGATTGCACCGGCCCGGTGGTCCTCTGCGCCTCCACGCACCTGTCGCTCAATGCACCGAATGCACTGGTGCAGGAAAGCGTGCGCGCCTTCTACAAAACCTGGTATCGCGATCTCGTCACGGCATTGCCGGAAGTGAAAAACGGCATGATCACCGTGCCGCCG
- a CDS encoding MarR family winged helix-turn-helix transcriptional regulator, producing MSKEPLDHVDHILAQWRRERPDLDVGPMGLLGRLNRLTTHLGREVEAVLLKHGLSSSAFDVLATLRRAGSPYRLSPGDLLAMTMVSSGTMTNRIDQLEKAGLVERVHNPQDRRSVLISLTERGFAIIEDAVSAHVENQQRLVSPLSEEERTTLNRLLKRFLRDFEE from the coding sequence ATGAGCAAAGAACCGCTTGATCACGTCGATCACATTCTGGCGCAATGGCGCAGGGAAAGACCCGATCTCGATGTCGGCCCGATGGGGCTGCTCGGGCGCCTGAACCGGCTCACCACCCATCTCGGTCGCGAGGTGGAGGCGGTGCTGCTGAAACACGGCCTTTCATCTTCCGCCTTCGACGTGCTGGCCACATTGCGGCGTGCGGGATCACCCTACCGGCTTTCTCCCGGCGACCTGCTGGCCATGACAATGGTGAGCTCCGGCACCATGACCAACCGGATCGACCAGCTTGAAAAAGCCGGACTGGTGGAGCGCGTCCACAATCCGCAGGACCGGCGCAGCGTGTTGATATCCCTGACGGAGCGGGGATTTGCGATTATCGAGGATGCGGTCAGCGCCCATGTCGAAAACCAGCAACGGCTGGTGTCCCCTCTCAGCGAAGAAGAACGAACAACGCTGAACCGGCTTCTAAAGCGGTTTTTGCGGGACTTCGAAGAATAG
- a CDS encoding EamA family transporter: MKKNTTYAADVLVTALAPAIWGSTYFVTTEFLPHGYPFHVAMLRALPAGILLLLLVRKLPQGVWWPRSFVLGALNFSFFWAMLFVSAYRLPGGVAATVGAVQPLIVIGLSRLFLTTPVRPLAIAAGLLGIMGVALLVLAPGAALDSVGVAAGLAGAVSMAFGTVLTRKWRPPVSNLTFTAWQLTAGGILLLPVAYFLEPALPAPTTANILGMAYLGLIGAALTYFLWFRGLARIEPSAAASLGFLSPVVATLLGWLALGQSLTPAQIVGFVAVLFSIWLSQRSQLPR; encoded by the coding sequence ATGAAGAAAAATACCACCTATGCAGCCGACGTGCTGGTGACTGCACTTGCCCCCGCCATCTGGGGAAGCACCTATTTCGTCACGACCGAATTCTTGCCGCATGGATATCCATTCCATGTTGCCATGCTGCGCGCATTACCGGCCGGTATCCTGCTGCTGCTTCTCGTCCGAAAGCTCCCACAGGGCGTCTGGTGGCCGCGCAGCTTCGTTCTCGGCGCGCTGAATTTCTCATTTTTCTGGGCGATGCTTTTCGTTTCTGCTTACCGGCTACCGGGTGGAGTCGCGGCGACGGTAGGCGCGGTCCAGCCTCTGATCGTGATTGGCCTCTCCCGGTTGTTTCTCACCACGCCGGTTCGACCGCTCGCCATCGCCGCCGGTCTTTTGGGCATTATGGGGGTCGCGCTTCTGGTATTGGCGCCGGGTGCAGCACTCGATAGTGTCGGCGTGGCCGCGGGTCTTGCCGGTGCCGTATCCATGGCGTTTGGAACCGTGCTGACCCGCAAATGGCGGCCGCCGGTTTCGAACCTCACCTTCACTGCCTGGCAATTGACGGCGGGTGGCATTCTGCTCCTGCCGGTCGCATATTTCCTGGAACCGGCCCTGCCTGCACCGACCACGGCCAATATTCTCGGCATGGCCTATCTGGGTCTCATCGGTGCCGCCTTGACCTATTTTCTGTGGTTTCGCGGCCTCGCCCGCATCGAGCCCTCGGCGGCCGCATCGCTCGGTTTTCTAAGTCCGGTCGTTGCAACCCTGCTCGGCTGGCTGGCGCTTGGCCAAAGCCTCACGCCAGCGCAGATCGTCGGGTTTGTTGCGGTGCTCTTCAGCATCTGGCTCAGTCAGCGCAGCCAGTTGCCGAGATAA
- a CDS encoding FadR/GntR family transcriptional regulator produces the protein MYNAISHETGLVSSTIGAITRHIRENELAPGAKLPSELSLSQQLGVSRTVVREAFRSLSAMRLIDVNAGKRATVATLDHGAMSLMFEHGIHTEQINIQQIYDVRRTIEVRTVTLAALRRTDAEALTILDHANNMERDFGDNDKVMEHDLSFHLAVARASKNPVFELILGAFQNVTRQTWPIGWKSRTSDAQRHAAGELHVAIGQAIAAGDPQTASTLMARHFDESVHALLAAGIA, from the coding sequence ATGTATAACGCCATTTCCCACGAAACCGGTCTCGTCAGCAGCACGATCGGCGCGATCACACGTCATATCCGGGAAAATGAACTTGCCCCCGGTGCGAAACTGCCGAGCGAACTTTCGCTGTCGCAGCAGCTTGGCGTTTCGCGCACCGTCGTTCGCGAGGCCTTCCGGTCGCTGTCGGCCATGCGGCTGATCGATGTCAACGCCGGCAAGCGCGCCACGGTGGCAACGCTGGATCACGGCGCCATGTCGCTGATGTTCGAACATGGCATTCACACAGAGCAGATCAACATCCAGCAGATTTACGATGTGCGTCGGACCATCGAAGTCAGAACCGTGACGCTCGCGGCACTGCGGCGAACGGATGCGGAAGCGCTCACCATTCTCGACCATGCCAATAATATGGAGCGGGATTTCGGCGACAATGACAAGGTGATGGAGCATGACCTTTCCTTTCACCTTGCCGTTGCCAGAGCCTCCAAGAACCCGGTTTTCGAGCTCATTCTCGGCGCCTTTCAGAATGTGACGCGCCAGACATGGCCGATCGGCTGGAAGAGCCGCACATCCGATGCGCAGCGCCATGCCGCAGGTGAACTTCACGTCGCCATCGGACAGGCCATAGCTGCGGGCGATCCGCAAACGGCCTCAACACTGATGGCGCGGCATTTCGATGAAAGCGTGCATGCGCTTCTGGCCGCCGGCATCGCCTGA